In a single window of the Polynucleobacter sp. MWH-UH24A genome:
- a CDS encoding YdcF family protein: MDSLFFITSKIVQFVIEPLNLIFLVTLLGWFFLIIRKTVLTNRLLALAVIGFLAVGYLPIPEALTRVLEDAVSKSSIQNINPDQFAGIIILGGAISGEDIASDRGEVSIGSAAERVTKGLELIRKYPDKPFIFSGFSGRVNPRGMSEADAFKQLIQEQGLGDITNTTAFYENQSRNTYENAIYSKMIMDTIYQQSPVQQAKPWLLVTSASHMYRSTKIFEKQGIPIIAVPVDYQTANTLQWREFNLTGGAFLWNMLLHEYIGIAAYQLTGKISLF; the protein is encoded by the coding sequence GATCTTTTTGGTTACGCTCTTGGGATGGTTTTTTCTCATCATTCGAAAGACCGTCCTTACTAACCGTCTTTTGGCGCTTGCAGTCATTGGATTCCTGGCAGTCGGTTACCTGCCTATTCCAGAGGCATTAACCCGTGTTCTGGAAGACGCCGTTTCCAAGTCATCGATTCAGAATATCAATCCCGACCAATTTGCTGGAATTATTATTTTAGGTGGAGCAATTAGTGGTGAGGATATTGCTTCAGATCGAGGTGAGGTGTCGATTGGATCCGCTGCTGAGCGTGTGACCAAGGGCTTGGAGTTGATTCGGAAGTATCCCGATAAGCCATTTATCTTTAGTGGCTTTTCAGGAAGAGTAAATCCAAGGGGTATGTCAGAGGCTGATGCCTTTAAGCAATTGATTCAAGAACAAGGGCTTGGGGATATTACAAACACCACCGCCTTTTACGAGAACCAATCGCGCAATACCTATGAAAACGCGATCTATTCCAAAATGATCATGGATACGATTTATCAACAATCCCCAGTTCAGCAAGCAAAACCCTGGCTATTGGTCACCTCAGCCAGTCATATGTATCGATCGACTAAGATCTTTGAAAAGCAAGGAATTCCGATAATTGCTGTCCCAGTGGATTACCAAACAGCCAATACGTTACAATGGCGCGAGTTTAATTTAACTGGCGGTGCATTTCTATGGAACATGCTACTGCATGAGTACATTGGGATCGCAGCCTATCAATTGACTGGAAAAATTTCACTTTTCTGA
- a CDS encoding TolC family protein — translation MAGWIISSQAWSQANQGSVTVTPANNSLPKTLGPQDLLKLEVPPQTAIPTPPISSNLTDPQNRKALEDRTLDLLSLYQEAAFNDPVINSARFNLAARKELYWQGLSVLLPQVSANPTATRFFQHGEGTNRIFDQRSYTVTLTQPVFNLTGMQLFKQGDLNSKISDLQFYQAQQDLVIRVSQAYFDVLTAQDNVELFKNKKELIRQQLQAAKAKFEIGSATIVDANDAQARFDVANAQEIAAHADLVVKRGVLEQLIGHPVKHIKPMAKDISIAGVVADPRARNKDTKGVPIAESVNPKLPPGQALEDWITQSENANYGVLAGQLSVQLAESVYKASLASNYPSVNFVGTAGFNQSNGSALNFNPSPTQNIYNNTLALQMTLPIVSGGFNMSVIRQNAALFDKSKADYDNLRRTAAQSTRQAFTGFYGGLATVKALEAAEKSSATAVESSKLGYNVGTLINIDVLIALDTLFTTRASLYKARYDTIMNALRLKAQAANLSDEDLIAINALLR, via the coding sequence ATGGCTGGATGGATAATTTCTAGCCAAGCTTGGTCACAAGCCAATCAAGGATCGGTAACCGTAACTCCAGCAAATAATTCTTTACCCAAGACCTTGGGCCCTCAAGATCTCCTAAAGCTTGAGGTTCCTCCACAAACTGCCATTCCGACCCCGCCAATCTCGTCGAACTTAACGGATCCACAAAATCGTAAAGCGCTTGAAGACCGCACCTTGGACCTTCTTAGCCTTTACCAGGAAGCCGCATTTAACGATCCAGTGATCAACAGCGCACGTTTTAATTTAGCGGCCCGCAAAGAGCTCTATTGGCAGGGCTTGTCGGTGCTATTGCCCCAGGTATCAGCTAACCCGACGGCTACTCGGTTTTTCCAGCATGGTGAAGGTACCAACCGTATCTTCGATCAACGAAGCTATACCGTAACACTGACACAACCAGTTTTTAATTTAACTGGGATGCAACTTTTTAAACAAGGTGACCTCAATAGCAAAATCTCTGATTTACAGTTCTACCAAGCTCAGCAGGATTTAGTGATCAGAGTATCGCAAGCCTACTTTGATGTGCTAACGGCTCAGGATAATGTTGAACTTTTTAAAAATAAGAAAGAATTAATTCGTCAGCAACTTCAGGCTGCAAAAGCCAAATTTGAAATCGGCTCCGCTACGATTGTCGATGCTAATGATGCCCAGGCACGCTTTGATGTCGCTAATGCCCAAGAAATCGCTGCCCATGCCGATCTTGTGGTCAAACGGGGTGTTTTAGAGCAACTAATTGGTCACCCTGTAAAACACATTAAACCAATGGCAAAGGATATTTCTATTGCTGGAGTGGTGGCCGATCCAAGAGCGCGCAATAAAGATACTAAAGGGGTACCTATTGCAGAGAGCGTCAATCCCAAACTTCCGCCTGGACAAGCATTAGAGGACTGGATTACACAATCTGAAAACGCTAACTATGGGGTATTGGCTGGTCAACTCAGCGTGCAACTTGCGGAGAGTGTTTACAAAGCTTCTCTGGCATCAAACTATCCAAGTGTTAACTTTGTTGGTACTGCAGGCTTTAACCAATCAAATGGATCTGCCCTGAACTTCAACCCCTCGCCTACACAAAATATTTATAACAATACCTTGGCGTTACAAATGACCCTTCCCATCGTGTCGGGTGGATTTAATATGTCAGTCATTCGGCAAAACGCAGCGCTATTTGATAAATCGAAGGCCGATTATGACAATCTACGACGCACCGCTGCCCAGTCAACCCGTCAAGCCTTTACAGGGTTCTATGGCGGCTTGGCCACAGTCAAAGCATTAGAAGCTGCTGAGAAATCGTCCGCTACCGCAGTGGAATCCAGCAAGTTAGGTTACAACGTTGGTACCCTCATTAACATCGATGTCTTAATTGCCTTAGATACGCTCTTTACCACGCGCGCTTCTCTTTATAAAGCACGCTATGACACCATCATGAATGCTCTGCGCCTCAAGGCACAGGCTGCCAATCTCTCGGATGAGGACTTGATTGCGATCAATGCCTTGCTTCGCTAA
- the ruvX gene encoding Holliday junction resolvase RuvX: MPNEASDPVTIVLGFDYGTKRIGVAVGNSLTGSAQAMSVIQNINSEQTLQKIKELISEWQPNCLVVGLPMHPDGAEHGMTKRSRSFGQELTKQFGKPVHFVDERYSSVLLEQDTQYQGSVDSHAAGLLLEQFFREHGQ, encoded by the coding sequence ATGCCTAACGAAGCGTCAGATCCTGTAACGATTGTTCTGGGGTTTGATTACGGCACGAAGCGGATTGGGGTGGCGGTTGGTAATTCGCTGACGGGAAGCGCTCAAGCAATGAGTGTCATTCAGAATATAAATTCTGAGCAAACGCTTCAAAAAATTAAAGAATTAATTAGTGAGTGGCAACCAAATTGCCTAGTGGTCGGCCTTCCAATGCATCCTGATGGCGCAGAACATGGGATGACTAAACGCTCACGCTCGTTTGGACAAGAGCTTACTAAGCAGTTTGGTAAGCCTGTTCACTTTGTGGATGAGCGCTATTCCTCAGTATTGCTTGAGCAAGATACCCAATACCAAGGGTCTGTCGATTCGCATGCAGCCGGATTACTTTTAGAGCAATTCTTTCGCGAGCACGGTCAATAG
- a CDS encoding YqgE/AlgH family protein → MSQANTFSSSSSFANQFLLAMPGMLDENFSGSLVYLLEHSDKGAMGLVVNRPTDIVLSTLFEKIELKLEIAPLLDEPVYFGGPVQVERGFVLHPTDLAEKYSSSLIIADGLTMTTSKDVLEAVANGSGPDKFLMTLGYAGWGAGQLEEEISLNGWINIVIPNDQMQTIIFDTPYADRYQKAMQVLGFDLASLSGEAGHA, encoded by the coding sequence ATGAGTCAAGCCAACACCTTTTCTTCATCCAGTTCCTTTGCTAATCAGTTCTTGTTAGCCATGCCTGGAATGCTGGATGAAAATTTTTCAGGTTCATTGGTGTATCTTTTGGAGCACAGCGATAAAGGTGCCATGGGGTTGGTGGTCAATCGACCAACTGACATCGTGTTATCAACACTATTTGAAAAAATTGAACTTAAGCTCGAGATTGCGCCTTTACTTGATGAGCCGGTTTATTTTGGTGGACCCGTTCAGGTTGAGCGAGGCTTTGTGCTTCATCCCACTGATCTTGCTGAGAAGTATTCATCCTCATTAATCATTGCAGACGGCCTCACCATGACCACTTCCAAAGATGTCCTCGAGGCAGTAGCCAATGGCTCTGGACCCGATAAGTTTCTGATGACGCTAGGCTATGCTGGTTGGGGTGCGGGCCAGCTCGAAGAGGAGATTTCGCTTAATGGTTGGATTAATATCGTCATCCCAAATGATCAAATGCAAACAATTATTTTTGATACGCCATATGCCGATCGTTATCAAAAGGCAATGCAGGTTTTAGGTTTTGATCTGGCAAGTCTTTCTGGAGAAGCGGGGCATGCCTAA